Genomic window (Prosthecobacter fusiformis):
TTTGTCTGGACGCGAAGACAGGGAAGGAAATCTGGAAACATACCTATCCTGCCGATCTGGGGGACAAGTATTATGAAGGGGGGACGTCGGCCACGCCCACCTTTGACGGCGACAAGGCTTATCACCTGAGCCGGTGGGGGGACCTTTTTTGTTTTGAGGCGGCGACTGGCAAGGTGGTTTGGGAGAAGAATGTCCAAAAAGAGACAGGTGCGAATATTCCAGACTGGGGTTTTGCCGGAGCGCCACTGGTGCAGGGAGAACTGCTGATCCTGAATGTGGGGAAAGCCGGTATGGCGGTGGAAAAGGCGAGTGGTAAAATTGTGTGGAAGAGCGAGGTGGATGCTGCCGGGTATTCGACCCCTTACCCGATAACTTGGAAAGGCAGCAAGCTGGCGGTGATAGGCTCTGCGGATGCCTATGTGGCTGTGGATGTGAAGACGGGCCACCAGCTATGGACGCACCGATGGAACACTCGCTATGGAGTGAATGCGGCTGATCCTATTCTCAGCGGAGATGCTCTTTTTATCTCCAGCGGATACAATAAAGGCTGTACCGTGCTCAAGCTGGGCAGTGGCGATCCTGAAAAGGTGTGGGAGAATAAGAGCCTGAAAAACATGTTTAACTCTAGCGTGCTGATCGACGGGTATTTGTACGGGATTGACGGAGACCAAAACAGCCGTGCCGGACTGAAATGCGTGAGGTTTAGCGATGGGCAGGAGATGTGGGCCGAGAACATCGGTTTTGGATCGCTGATGGCGGCGGATGGCCGCTTGATTGTCCTTTCTGCCAAGGGGGAACTGATCATTGTGAAGGCCGGGTCGGAAAAGTTTGATGAGGTCAGCCGGGCCCAAATCCTGAATGGCAAATGCTGGAGCGCCCCTGTGCTGGCGAACGGACTTTTGTATGCACGCAATTCCGAAGGCCGGGTGGTCTGCTTGGATCTCAGCAAGTAATTTGGGGCATCGTCTTCTTCCGGCTAGAACAGACCGGTGGCTGCCGTTGACTGCCCTCCCTTTTCCTCATGTCCCTCCCGACCGTCCGTTTTAAGCATGCCCGTTTTTCCGCCCGTTTTCCTGAGGCGTACAGTTATTCCCGCTCGCATTACTGGATGGCACCGGTGGAAGATCAGCCTGGACTGTGGCGGGTAGGTTTCACAAAATTTGCAACGCGGATGCTGGGTGAGCTGGTGGATTGCGAATGGCCGACGAAGGAGGGCGATGCGATTGAACCTGGCAAGAACATCGGCTGGGTAGAAGGCTTCAAAGCGGCCTCGGATGTGTATTCGGTGATGAGCGGCCAGTTCGCCGGAGGGAATCCGTATCTTAAACAGGATGCGTGTGTGGTCCGGACGGACCCGTATGAGGTGGGCTGGCTATATGCGGTGAGGGGCGAGCCTGAGGCGGATCACCTGGATGTACACGGATACATTGAATACCTATCGGGTATCATTCATCGCATGGCGGAGGAAGGCCATGGGGAAGAAGGGGCAGGGGAGGAGTGAGGGCTGGGGCTTTCTGTCGTGAGAATTTTTGGGAGGTTTCAACCCAAGCGGCCTTGAGATCGCTTTTCGGGCAAAGGCAGCCTTCTCGTGCTGAGATCACGCTCTCACTCCAATCCTTTCGTTTCGCGGCTACGCAACCCCAGCCCTGAGGGCGAGGGAGCATGATGCTGGCCCTATTTGGGCTCTACACGCGCTCAGCTTTCGGGATACACGGCGACGGCCATGACCCCTTCATTGGGCATCCAGCCGACGACTTCGACACGACGAGGTGTCTTGGAAGTCTTATTGCCCATGCCCTGGCTGACGGTATCCAGAAGCTGTTTTTGTGTAGCTGCGTTGACGTCGCTGCCAAAGAAATTGGCCAGTGTGCTCAAAATAGGTGCGGGGGCATCCATGCCAAGGATGGTGACCGGGGTACGGTTTTGGCCGCTAGCCACCATTTGCTCACGCATCATTTCCGGGGACAGGCCACCAGGCATGAGAATGAGGCGGCGCAGGCGGGCGACTGTGGGTGTATGGACCTGCGGTGAGGCTGGCGCTGCGGCATTGGCCGTGCTGCTGGGCGGCTTGATGGACTTCGTCGGCTTCAGAAAAACAGTTTCTGAAGGGAGTGGGTCATAAGCTGGAAACTCAGGGCCACCCTCAGGCAGGGGCAGCAGGCTATCCTGTGCCGAAACGGTGGCGCAGAGGAGACTGAGGAGGATGGAAAAACGAGCCTTAAAAATCACGGATGCGCGGTTTTATCAGGGCGGGCTTTTTTCGACAATCTTTTTTTCGCCTAGAGGACTTAAATCGTCATGGAACTGTAACCGCCGTCCACAACCATTTCCTGTCCCGTGATGAAGCTGCCAGCCCCATTGGCGGCCAGCAGCAGGGCTGCGCCGACGAGTTCATTGGCGGTGCCAAAGCGGTTCATGGGGGTGTGCCCCATGATCTTGGCAACGCGGTCTGGGGTGAGGACTTTTTTGTTTTGCTCAGCCGGGAAGAAGCCGGGAACGAGGGTATTCACCCGTATGCCCAGGGGGGCCCATTCGCGTGCCAAGTTCTTGCTCAGGTTATGAACGGCCCCTTTGGACATGCTGTAAGTAAAGACACGGCTCAAAGGCAGGAGGCCAGACATGGAGCCGAGATTAATGATGGAGGCATTGATCTTCTGCTCGACGAAGTATTTGCCGAAAACTTGGCAGGCGAGGAACACGCCCTTGGTATTGATGCCCATGATACGGTCGTATTCATCTTCGGAGATATCGAGGAAGGGCGTGGCGGAATTGACCCCGGCACCGTTGACCAGGATGTGACAGCCGCCGGAGCGCTCCAGGACCTGATCCAGGAGGAGTTGCAAATCGGATTTGCGTGAGGCATCTGCGCTGACGAAGTATCCCTGGCCGCCAGCGGCATGGATGGCCTCAAGGCGTTTTTCGGCTTTGGCAGGATCCCGGCCAACGAGGACAACCTCAGCTCCGGCGCTGGCATACCCTTCGGCGATGGCACCACAAAGCTCGCCCGTCCCGCCGATGACGACTGCGGTTTGATTCTGGAGGGAGAAGAGTTCGAAGATGGAAGACATGATGAGAATGAGAAAGTGGCTCTGTTGAGTTAGAGCAAGGGATAAGGGGATGTCGAATGGAGAACGTTCGTCAAGCAGAGAAGGTGGTGTTTTAGAGACGATGTAAAAGTGGCACGGCGCGTGCTTATTCTGAAGTTTGTGGAAGCAACCAGAATCATTCCCATCACTAGCAACCGTCCCGTACAGGGGCAGCAACCCGCGAATGTCATCCGCATGGAACCCGACCCTGGTTTGATCAAGATAGACACATTGCAGGGGCGGGAATCCGTCTCAGGAGGGGATGCGGAGTCATCTCAACGCTTCGCCAGCGAGGTGAAGTATGTGTCCTATTATGCGCAGAAACTGGCTGAGACGCTGGGAATGCACCAATTACAAATGGGAATCGTGGAGGATCGGGAGGGCCAGACGGCTTTTCATCTTTCCTCAAGCGGATGGCACGGAGTGGTAAGCAGTAACCGTCGCTCATTGAAACAATTGAAGGAGTCCCTGGCGCGTAGCTGAGATCCTGTATGACTCTGAATTCTCTTATTGCAGCGGTGGCTGCCCTGCAGCGCCTGGAAGGTGTGGCGGGTGTGATGCTCTTCAAGGGCCGGAATACGATCCACCGGCACATGCCTTTTTCCGAAGGCCGGTCACTGGATCTTACGGATACACTGGGGCAAATGCTGGATGGATACCGGCAGGTGCGGCGAAAAATCAGGCAAGTGTATCTGGAATTTGACGGGGGGGTGCTGATGGCTCTCACCCAGGATGAATGTGTCCTCGTTTTTCTCCTGACCAACCGTGCCGATGCCGACTTGGCTGCTAGTGCTGCGACGGTATTGCTCAATGACTATGCAAGTCTGATGGCTAGGCTGCCCACAGAGGCGGGAGCCTCCATGCCACGCACTCAAGACGGCATTGAAGAACTGGTGGTAAGCAACCCGCGCCGTCTCCAGGAGATGACAGAAAAGGCGGAAGTGGTCGTCAACAACTGGGGGCAGGTGCGCAAGCAGGTCGAAAGTCTTTTGGGGAAGGTCATGGGGCGCGCGCAGTTGACCATGATGATTGACCGAGTGATGGCCCGGCGCGGTATCCAGGACCCATACCGTCTGCCTCCGGCGGAGATCCGCAAACTGGCTGAGGCCCTGATTGAACAAGTGCCTAACACGACAAAACGACAAGCCCTACTAAGCGAGCTGGACACGCTGCTGACTGATTAATTTTCCCCAAGATCCCTTTCCTACCCGATCAATGAATCCCCTCCGCCATCTCTCCCTTCTGGCTTTTCTTTTAACAACGACGCTTGCGTTTGCGCAAGACGGTAGCGTTCCTCCTTCTTCCCCGCCGCCACTGGAGCAAAAACTGGACGGCATCCTGGGTAAGCTGGATGCAAATGATCGTGTGAATACCCGCCTGGACGGTATTCTGGAAAAGCTGGATGCCAATGATCGTGTGGCCGATAAGCTGGACGGTATCCTTGAAAAGCTGACGGAGCATGAAAAGACGCTGGAAAGACTGGCTGTGACGCCATCTGCGCCAACGCCGATCCCAGCGGGTGAAGCTGCGACCCCTACGACTACCGCTGCTCCTAATGTTGCAGTGGCTGAGTTGCCAGCAGGTGTCGCGGAAACGCTTCAGCAAAACATCAACTATGTGTGGATTGTCATCACGGCTGCTATGGTGTTTTTCATGCAGGCTGGATTTGTGATGCTGGAGATCGGGGCCTGCCGAGCTAAGAACACGATCAATATCGTGATGAAGAGTTTCCTGGACTTTTGCATCTGCGCCATTGTGTTCCTTTTCGTCGGGTTTGCGGTGATGTTTGGCACATCCTGGAAGGGATTTTTAGGGACGGATGGCTTCTGGCTTTCGAGTTTCCCTGCAGATCATGGAGTGTGGGCTTTTTGGTTCTTCCAATTGGGGTTTGCAGGGGTTTCGTGTACTATCCTTTCTGGCGCGGTGGCGGAGAGGACTAAATTTCTCGGCTATCTCATTTACTGCGCATTGTTTACCGCGCTGATCTATCCAGTCATCGGTCACTGGGCTTGGGGCAGTTTCGGTGGGGCTTTTGGGGTGGGTGGTGAAAAAGGCTGGCTGGAAGCTCTGGGCTTTGTGGACTATGCAGGATCCAGTGTTGTACACGCCTGTGGCGGAGCCTGTTCTCTGGCTGGCATCCTGGCGGTGGGGCCGCGTGTGGGCCGGTTTGGTAAAGACGGGACACCACGTTTGATTGCGGGTCATAATATTCCGCTCGTGGCTCTGGGGGTGTTGTTGCTTTGGTTCGGCTGGTTCGGATTCAATGCAGGCTCCTCGCTGAGCGGCAGCGGTATCATTGGAAGACTGGTGGTGAACACGACGATTTCACCTTCAGCAGCGGGTATCGCTGCGATGGCGGCGATGTGGTTTATCCAAGGGAAGGCGGATGTGAACATTGCGATGAACGGTGCTTTGGGTGGTGCGGTAGCCATCACTGCCTGTTGCGGAAATGTGACGCCAGGGGCGGCAGTGATCATCGGACTTTTCGGCGGTATCATCACCACCGTGGCAACCATCGGGCTGGAGCGTATGCAGATTGATGATGCTGTGGGTGCAGTCCCAGTGCACTTGGCCTGTGGCTGGTGGGGAACACTTTGCGTGGCCTTGTTCGATGAAAAGGGCTTTAGCATTGAGCGACTGGGCGTACAAGCGCTGGGAACACTCTGCATCAGCGTTTACGCTTTCGTCGTTTGCTCCATCATTTTTGCCCTCATTAAAGTCATCGTCCGCACCCGTGCGACTGAGGAAGAACAGATCAATGGTTTGGACTTCTCTGAGCATTCAGCGAACGCTTATCCTGACTTCCAGACAACGGAGCAAGCGTAAGATTGAGCAAAGCGGGGTCGGAGAAGCCTCACGGTGAAGGGCGGGATGTGTTTTGGGCGCTGGCTGCAAAACACTC
Coding sequences:
- a CDS encoding PQQ-binding-like beta-propeller repeat protein produces the protein MNAIPAFHSIFVFLAGASSVLSADWPIWRGLAYDGVSAEKNWQLSGDPKVLWEAEVGLGFSSFVVSNGRVLTTGHADDQDTVFCLDAKTGKEIWKHTYPADLGDKYYEGGTSATPTFDGDKAYHLSRWGDLFCFEAATGKVVWEKNVQKETGANIPDWGFAGAPLVQGELLILNVGKAGMAVEKASGKIVWKSEVDAAGYSTPYPITWKGSKLAVIGSADAYVAVDVKTGHQLWTHRWNTRYGVNAADPILSGDALFISSGYNKGCTVLKLGSGDPEKVWENKSLKNMFNSSVLIDGYLYGIDGDQNSRAGLKCVRFSDGQEMWAENIGFGSLMAADGRLIVLSAKGELIIVKAGSEKFDEVSRAQILNGKCWSAPVLANGLLYARNSEGRVVCLDLSK
- a CDS encoding glycine cleavage system protein H — protein: MSLPTVRFKHARFSARFPEAYSYSRSHYWMAPVEDQPGLWRVGFTKFATRMLGELVDCEWPTKEGDAIEPGKNIGWVEGFKAASDVYSVMSGQFAGGNPYLKQDACVVRTDPYEVGWLYAVRGEPEADHLDVHGYIEYLSGIIHRMAEEGHGEEGAGEE
- a CDS encoding SDR family oxidoreductase, whose translation is MSSIFELFSLQNQTAVVIGGTGELCGAIAEGYASAGAEVVLVGRDPAKAEKRLEAIHAAGGQGYFVSADASRKSDLQLLLDQVLERSGGCHILVNGAGVNSATPFLDISEDEYDRIMGINTKGVFLACQVFGKYFVEQKINASIINLGSMSGLLPLSRVFTYSMSKGAVHNLSKNLAREWAPLGIRVNTLVPGFFPAEQNKKVLTPDRVAKIMGHTPMNRFGTANELVGAALLLAANGAGSFITGQEMVVDGGYSSMTI
- a CDS encoding ammonium transporter, with the protein product MNPLRHLSLLAFLLTTTLAFAQDGSVPPSSPPPLEQKLDGILGKLDANDRVNTRLDGILEKLDANDRVADKLDGILEKLTEHEKTLERLAVTPSAPTPIPAGEAATPTTTAAPNVAVAELPAGVAETLQQNINYVWIVITAAMVFFMQAGFVMLEIGACRAKNTINIVMKSFLDFCICAIVFLFVGFAVMFGTSWKGFLGTDGFWLSSFPADHGVWAFWFFQLGFAGVSCTILSGAVAERTKFLGYLIYCALFTALIYPVIGHWAWGSFGGAFGVGGEKGWLEALGFVDYAGSSVVHACGGACSLAGILAVGPRVGRFGKDGTPRLIAGHNIPLVALGVLLLWFGWFGFNAGSSLSGSGIIGRLVVNTTISPSAAGIAAMAAMWFIQGKADVNIAMNGALGGAVAITACCGNVTPGAAVIIGLFGGIITTVATIGLERMQIDDAVGAVPVHLACGWWGTLCVALFDEKGFSIERLGVQALGTLCISVYAFVVCSIIFALIKVIVRTRATEEEQINGLDFSEHSANAYPDFQTTEQA